GCCGCGCCGAGGTCGACCGTGCCGATACCGCGGTCGGCCAGTGCTGTCAGGGCGGACCAGAAGGCCAGATGGCCGGCGTTGGCCTTGCGCCCGTGCTCTGAGGTCAGCTGCATGAGGTGGTACGCCCCCGCCGCACCCACCGCGAACACCGACGCGGCAAGGACCGCGTCGCCGTTGGCGACGACGGTGGTGACTGTCTGGTCGCCGTCGAGGAGGAAGGCAATGTCCGATGCGTTGTAGGCGGATCCGACGCCGTTGCGTCCCAGGGTCTGCCGGTGCAGCCTGAGCAGGTCGTCCCCGTGCGCGGGCAGCGCGACCGATGCCACGAGGCCGAGCGCGCCCGCCCTCCGGACGGCTGTGCGGGAGCTGCCCTTGGCTGCCTTCCACACCGCGTCCGCGCCCTCGGTGAGGTCGAGGAGGAAGGTGTTCCTGCCGGGCCGCGCGGGCCAGTGCCCCAACTGCCGTTCCAGGCCGGACGAAGCGGCGGCCGGAGGGAGCAGAGTGGACAGTTCCGTCAGAGCGTGGTCACGGCACACGACCTCGGCAAGCTCGGCGAAGCCGGGCAGCTCTCCCTGCCAGTCGGCGGACACGGCCACCGATCCGTAGCCGTAGCAGCCGATCTGCGCCCGCCGGCCGGATACGCACAGCGGCAACAACAGCTCACCCGAGTGCCCCCACCGCACCGCTGTCGGCACGAAGCGCAGGTCCGGCGAGTCCGCAAGACCGAGCGTGAGCCAGCACCGCCGCGCGAAGGGCAGTTCGGCACGCGCGGCTGCCAGCCGGGCGTCCCATGCGGACTCCGACAGCACCGACGCGGCAGTGCGCTCACGGAGATCAGTCACGACCCGCCTCCTGTTCCCGCACCGAACGGTCGGCCGCGACCATCGCCTCCACCAGGAACTGCGCCGTGAGTCGCGGCTGCGGCTGCTTGGCCACGGTCAGCACTCGCGGCCACAGCGCATCGGCTCCGGCCATCGATCCCGCTGCGAAGGCGGCGTACGGAGCCAGCCTGTGCAGGGGGTAGTAGTTCCACGTGCTCGGGACGCCGCCCTCGGCCAGCGCCCGCGCGAAGAGAAATCGCTGCCCGGGACGCCGGAACACCAGCTCGATTCCCGGCCCCAAATCGGGGTCGGCGGCCACCGGCTGACAGGTGGTCAGCTCGCCGACGACAGCGGAGCGGACACGCTCATGGGTGAGCGCGGCCTCGTCCGCGACGGAGGATGCGGTCCGTAGCAGAGCAGCAGCCGACGCGACCTCCCAGCGGGACGCCTCGCCCTGGGTGACCTGACCCGCCTCGGTGGGCAGGTGGTCGGCCTTGGTGTTCGACCAGCCGGGTGTGCGCGACTGCGCGCGCTGGACCGCGGCCCGTACGAAGCCCGGTGCGTGCGCCACGATCCGCTCAGCCACGGCCCGCCGCAGCGGAGCCAGTTCACCGCGCCGCCGCGGCCCGGCGGCACCGGCGACCGGCGCCGAGGAGAGAGACACCGAGGTGAGCAGAGCGCCGCCGCCGACTCCGCCCAGTGGCTTGCCCTCGCCGAAACTGAGCACGATCGGACAGGCAGCCTCCCGGAACCGGCGCAGCACCCTGGGCGCGACGCTCGCCTGCGCCAGGTCGAGCACCACTGTGCCTCCGCGCTCATGGATCTGCGCCGCGTGTGCCCTCCACTCGTCCAGGCCGAGTGCGTTGGTCAGCACCACCGCACGACCGTCGAGGTCCACCGAGGTGAACGCGGCACCCTGGACGTGGTCGAGGTCGACCAGCACCGGTCGCGCGCCCGCCGCGAGTACGGCGTCCGCCACGGCGGGGCAGTTGAAGGTGGACAGCACGACCTCGGCAGCACCGGTCTGCCGCACCGCGAGTTCGAGCGCGGCGCGCCCGGTCGAGGTGAGGACACACCGGTTCCGTCCCGCATGCTCGCGCAGCCGGGCGGCGAGGCCCGTCCGCGCGTGCCGCGGCCGGGCCGCCGCGCGCGCAGTCGCGGCGACGCGGCCCGCCGTCATGCGGGACGGGTGGAGGTAGCCGACCGGGCGGCGCGGCACGGGCGCGTACCACAGGTCGGACATCTCTGCCTGGTCATGGATCACGGCTACCGGACACCCGCCCCGTCGGCGGTCCACTGCGGCCAGTCAGTGCGCTCCAGACGCAACGGCAGTTGCCCCGAGCCGCCGCGGACCCACTCGATCGTCTCCCTCAGTCCCGCCTCGAAGTCGCGCACCGGCTCGTAGCCCAGCAGCTTGCGGGCCTTGGTCAGGTCGGGCCTGCGCGACTGGATGTCGGGGCCGGTGTGCGGGATCTGCTGGATCCGGGCGTCGGTGCCGCTCAAGTCCCCCGTCAGCCTGGCCAGTTCGGCCACCGTCAGGTCGTTGGTGTCGTCACCGATGTTGAAGGCCTCACCGATGGCCTCCGGCGCGTGCAGGCAGCGGATCAGGCCGGCGGCGAAGTCCTCCGCGTGGCACCAGGCCCGCGACTGCGATCCGTCGCCGTGTACGGTGATCGGCTGCCCGGCCACCGCCTGCGCGGCCAGGATTCCGACCGCGTACGCGCCGGTCCGCAGCGGGCCGTAGACATTGAACGGCCGCACGATCGCGAACGGCAGCTTGTCCTCGGTGCCATAGGCCGCGGTCATCGACTCCGCCGTGACCTTGCTGACCGCGTAGCCCCAGCGCGGGTCGCCGGTCCGCACCGACAGCCACTCGCTCTCCTCTGCGTCCTTGGCGTCGCTGCCGTACACCTCGCTGGTGCTCAGCAGCAGGAAGCGGCGCAGCCCCGGCATGCGCGCGGCGTAGTCCAGGGCGACCGCGGTGCCGTCGATGTTGACGCGCAGGGTTTCACGGGGCGCGTTGCGCACCTTGTTCACCCCGAGCAGTGCCGCGGCGTGTACGACGTAGTCGACCTCGCCGAACTGATCGAGCGACCCTCGCTCGGTTATGTCGGCCCTGCCGGTCTCCACCGCGGGGTCGTCCAGCAGCCCGGACAGCCAGATCGGTGTGCCGCCGGGCTCCCGGTTGTCGACCAGGACCACTCGGTGGCCCGACCGGACCAGACCGGCTGCGACCCAGGTCGCCAGGAAGCCGAATCCGCCGGTGATCAGAGTGCGCGGACCAGTGTGCTGTTCGCTCATGATCTTCCCATTGCTCGAGTGGATCGGTGCACGATCTCGGTGACGACGCCGATGACGCGGTCGCAGTCGCCGTCCGTCATCCCGCGCCACAGCGGCAGCGAGACCAGTCCCGGAAAGACGGCGTCGACGGCGGTGAACGACGTCCTCAGCAGGGGCGCGATGCCGGCGAAGGCGGGCAGCCGGTGCAGCGGGGTGTAGTGCACCTGGCAGCGGATCCCCCAGCAGAAGAAGGTGCCCAGCAGGTCCTTCTTCGACATGCCGAGGCCCTCGACGTCGAACACGACGGGGAACAAGTGGTGTGCGGATCCGGCGCGTTGCCGCTCTGGTACGGCTCGTACGAACGGCAGCCCGTGCAGCGCGTCCTGGTAGCGCGCCACCAGCCGGGCACGCTCCAGCCGGGACTCCTCGACCCTGCCGGCCTGCACCGCCCCGACGGCGGCATTGAACTCCGACAGGCGCAGGTTCATGCCGGGCACCGTGATCGAGTACGGCCACGGTCCGTGGTCGTCGGTGTGTGCGTCGACGGCCGACATGTTGTGGTTGCGTACCAGGCGCAGCTCGTGCAGCAGGTGCGGGTCGGCCGTGCTCACCGCGCCGCCCTCGCCCGCGGCGATCGGCTTGGTCGGGTGGAAGCTGAAGTACGCGGCGACCGAGGTCGGCCACGACCCGACCGGCAGCACGCCGTCGTAGGAGCCGCCGACCGCGTGGCAGGCGTCCTCGACCAGGTCCGCGCCGTAGCGCTCGCACTGCGCCGACAGCGCGGCCATGTCGGCGCAGTGGCCGGCGTAGTGCACCGGCAGCACGACGATCCTGGCGTAGTCGCCGTGTACGCGCTCCAGCAGGTCACCGAGGCTCGCCGGGCAGAGGGTGAGGTCGTCGGCGCTCACATCGCACAGCGCGACGTCCCAGCCGAGCAGCCGGGCAGACGCCGGGCCCGCGGCGAAGTTCAGTGTCGGCGACACCAGCAGTTTCGGCCCGGACACCGAGCGCCCCAGCGTGTGCAGGAGTGCGAAGATCGCACTGGTTCCGCTGGCCATGGTGACCGTGGGCGCGCCGGTGATCCGCTTCAGCTCCTCCTCGAACCGCACCACCTGGCTGCCGTTGGTCCAGAACCCGGACTCCAGGGCCGCCATCAGGGCGACGGCTTCCTCGGCGTCCCAGTGGGGCCGGGCGTACGGAAGATCGGGCTCAGACATCGCCCCTCCTCGTACAGTCGACCCGCGCGGCCAGTTCGGGGACCGAGGCCAGCCATTCGTAGGTCGCCCAGCAGTTCTTCCGGTCCTCGTAGTCGTCTTCCTGCACCTCGAAGACGACTCCGACCTCGCCGCCCCCGGCCGCTGCCGCGTCGAGTGCGGCGGCGAGCATGCCGGCGAGCAGGTCTTGCGCGATGTCGCCGTGCTGCGGCGGTACGCCTTCGAGGCACTGGTCCGGCCAGGTCGGCATGGCGTGCCCGGAGAACGAAGCGAAGTGCAGGTGCTTGACCGGCAGTGACGGCAGCTCGAACGGCCCCACCGGCTCGGCGCGTTGTTCCAGCCGCGCCACCGCGGTCAGCGTCGAGTACGACACGGCCCAGTGGCAGACGTCCCAAGTGACCCCGACGCGCTGCGAGCCGAGCTCGGCGAGCGGGGCGAAGTCCGCCGGCCGCACGAAGACGGAGTCGAAGTCGATGCCCTGCGCGCCGATGACGGGCATGTTCTCCATGCCGATCCAGATCGGCGAGTCGCCCAGGTACGCGTCGAGCTCGGCGACCCTCTCCACCACCCGCGCCCGCGCCCCCGGCAGGTCGAACGTGGCCCAGTCGGCCAGCGACACGAACTGGTTCGCGTGCAGCACGACACCCAGCGCACCGACCTCTGCGGCAAGGTCGCAGAAGCGGCGCAGCCGGCCGAAGACGCCCTTGTCGGCGACCCAGTCCGCGTTCTCGGTCGGGAAGTGCAGGGTCAGCCGCCGCGCGCCGACATCGAACGCGTGGCGCAGGTTCTGGCTCAGCACCTGCCACTGGTCCTCGTCGGCGATGTCGCCGCCGTCGAAGACGTAGGCCTCGAGACCGCCGAGCTCGCGGGCCCAGCGCGTCTCGATCTGGCTGCGGCGCAGCCCGTCGAACGTCAGCCGCAGGGTCGCCGGTGCGCGGCTCACAGCTGCTCGACCTCCGCCGCGTTGAGCATGCCCCGGCAGTCGAAGATCAGGTTCGACGAGGCGAGCACCGTCTCGTAGTCGATCTCCTCATGGTCGGTCACCAGCACCACGGCGTCGGCGTGGCGGCACTCGTCCGCGGTCAACTCGACGGCCTTGAACGTGTCGGAGTCCATGTCGATGCCGAGCCACGGGTCGGTGACCTTGACGGTGGTGCCCATGCTGACCAGTTCGGCGCCGATCGCGAAGGCGGGAGAGTTGCGCGAGTCCGCCACCCCGGACTTGAACGCGACACCGAGGATGAGCACGGTCGCGCCCTGCAGGCTCTTGCCCTGCCGCCGCAGCGACGCGGCCAGCCGCTGCATCACATGGCGCGGCATCGACTCGTTGATCTCGGCAGCCGCGTTGAGCAGATGGCTCTTGTGTCCCGCCGAGCCCAGCGCGTGGTTGAGGTAGTGCACATTGTTGGGCAGGCAGTGCCCGCCGACGCCGGGCCCGTGGTGGAACGGCATGAACCCGAACGGCTTGGTCGACGCGGCGGAGATCACCTCGCGCAGGCTGATGTTCATCGCAGACGTCGCCTTGCTCAGCTCGTTGACGAAGGCGATGTTCAGATAACGGAAGGTGTTCTCAAGGAGCTTGGTGAACTCGGCCACCTCACAGCTGGAGACCGGAACGACCTCCTTGAAGACCGTTCCGTAGAAGGTGCGGATCGCTTCGAGGGCCTGGTCGTCGAGGCCGGAGACCAGCTTGGGCACATCACACAGCACCGCGTCACGGCCGGGGTCCACCCGGTCGGGGCTGTAGGCGAAGAACACGTCGACGCCCGACTTCAGACCGGAGAGCCGCTCGAAGAGCGGCGCGACGTGCTGACGTATCGCGCCGGGGTAGACCGTCGACTCGACCACGATCAGCGCACCCGGCCTGGCGACCGAGGCGACCTGCGCCAACGCCCGGTCGACGTAGGTGAGATCGGGCCGCTTGTCGTCGGTCAGCGGAGTGGGCGTGGAGATCAGATAGACATCGACCTCCGGCACCTCGGCCAGGTTCGCCATCGGCACATAGCGCTCGTTCTCGGTCTCCCTGCGCAGTTCCTCGTCGGTGACGTCGACGATGTACGACCGGCACGCCCGCAGTGATTCGAACCGGACCGGATCGATCTCGACCGCGTACAAGGTGTGGCCGGAGGACGCTATGGCGATGGAAAGCGGCAAACCCACGTATCCCTGCCCGATAGCCGCGACTCGCACGTTCCCCTCCTTTCGTCGTAATCCGTTGTGGCAGCATTCGGCTCAGGACGTGCCGAAGGCACTGTCCGACCTGGACGGGCTGGTGTTCAGACCTGCGTAGGCAGGCGGGTGTTCAGGCCTGCACGGGCAGGCCGTGTTCAGACCTGCTCCGCGACTGCGGCTTCGCCTTCGAAGATCGGCAGGTCTGTGGTTGCGACCTGCAGCGAGCGCCTGTTGAACAGTTCCGCGGCGGCGACGGATCCGAGCGAGGCCACCGCCGCTGCCGTGGCAGCCACCCGGAACCACCGCGAGCGGGACCGGACACCCGCAAGCGCGGCGAGCGCCCCGCCCGTCACGCCGAACCGGGTCAGCACTCCGGTGAGCGCAAGCGACCCCACCGCCTCCTCGACATGGCCCTTCAGGCCCAGTCGGGAATCGTCGCGGTAGCTCTTGGGCTTGACGTAGGTGACCGTGTCCATGTCGAGCCCCAGCGCGGCCATGATCGCGCCGACGTTGCCCTTGGTGAACGTCAGATGACCCAGTCTGCGGGCGACGTCCTGGCGCATGACGAAGAACGAGCTGGCGCCGTGCGGGATCGGATGCCTGCCGAACCTGGTCTCCAGGAAGTAGAAGACCGCCTGTCCCACCAGCAGCCGCGTCGGGTCGTCGCGTTTGCGGGTGGATGTCACACCGAACACCGCGGCGATCTCGGGTCCCGCCTGCTCCAGCGCGGCGACCAGCTGTGCCACCACCTCGGGTGGGGTCTGCATGTCGGCGTCGAGTACACACACCATCGCGCCGCGCGCGGCGATCATGCCGGCCTTGCTCGACGCGGGCTGACCGCAGTTGGGGCGCAGTTGCACCCAGCGGAACTCCGGCGTCGTGGCACGCAGTTCGGCGAGGATGCGCGGGGTCGCGTCCGTGCTGCCGTCATCGACCGCGAGCACCTCGAAGGAGCGGCCCCAGTTCTTGCCTACCTTCACCGCCCGCTCCACGGCCTCGCGGGCGATGTCCGCCTCGTTGTACATGGGGATGACGAAGCTGAGGTCCACGCTGTCGGCCGCGTCGGTCAGGTGCTCGTCGAGTTTCCGGCTCATGTCTTCCCTACGGTCCCTATGGTCATGGTCATTTCTGACGGCCTCAGTCATCAGCGGGCTCGTTTGAAACTGATCATCATCTGCGCGGTCGGGGCGAACCTGGCGCGCAGGAAGTCGACGCCGGCGAAGAACGCGGTGAGCGGCTCGTACACCCAGTTCATATAGGCGGGCTTCTGGGGGGTGACCTTGATCCAGCCACGGTCGCTGAGCCACGCCATCACACTGATCGCCCACTGGGGGGCGCCCTGGGTGTAGTAGCTGTCGGACTTGGCGAGCCCCACCTGGGAGCCGAGTTTGTCGAGCCCGGGCTCCGTGAACAGCACGAAGTGCCGTGGGCAGTGCAGTCCGCCCCAGTTACGGTGCCGGAAGATACGGGCGTCGACGGTGGCGGTGTTGGGGGTCTTCATCAGCAGCACACCGTTCTCCGACAGGAGGCCGGCCATCCCGGCCATGACCTTCCGCGGGTCGGGCACGTGCTCGATGATGCTCATCATCAGGATGAGATCGAACGGCTCGTCAGAGGCGAACTCCTCGATGGGCATGCAGTGGTAGACATGGCCGGCCGCCTCGGCCAGCGGCGCGGCCGCGGCCTGGAGGTCGACCTCGTGGGTCTCCACCACCCGCTGATCCACCTTGCGCACGGTGCTGAGCAGCCAGCCGGAACCCCCGCCGACGTCGAGCACCCGCAGCTTTTCGCCGGGAATTCCCTTGAGTACCTTCGCGAGCATTCGACCGTCGAGGCGTTCCTTGATGCGCTCCGTGAAAGTGGTCGACTCCCCGATCCCGCCATAGGAATAGTAATTGGTGGGGTAGATCTCGTCGAGACGGTCCGCCGGCGGCGAGTCCAGGTAAACGGCGGTGCAGGACGGGCATAGCGCGTAGTGGTATTCCTCGTCGCTGGTGAAGTATTCCTTGTCGTACGCCTTGGCGAACAACTCGACCGCGGTTTCCCCGCAAATTGGGCAAGCCATCAACGTCTTAGCCACGACGGGCCTCCAATATCAGCGTCCTGACGGCCGCGCCGTATCCGGTGCGGCTGGCCTCCATATCCGCGGCAAGCGGGGTACGGGAAAAGAACTGCTCCATCTCCGCGAAACGTGTGTAGGAGATGGCCGGGTCCCAGTGGTGCAGCAGGTGCTGGTTAAAACCGGCCGAGCCGAAGGTGCGTGACACCAGGCCCGTCCCGAACAGCCGGTTCACCGGCCCGTGCAGCTCGACGGAGAAGTCGACGTCACACGGGGCTTCGAGGTGCCGGTGCTCGACGATCGTCCGCACCGTCGCCAGCAGCGGGAACACGGCCCCGACGGCCACGACCCAGGTCAGCGCGCCGAGTTGAAAGCCTGCGAGGAGGAGCCCGGCCACGATCGCCGCGTGGACGGCGAAGGAGCGCAGCGAGGCCAGCAGTCCGCTGGACGTACGGCTGGACTTCCTGCGGGTCTCACCGATCCGCTGCTTGCGCAGCAACACCTCCAGCACATGGATGCCGGTGACCGCCTTGAGCATGTTCAGCACGGAAAGGCACAGGTGATAGGTGGTTTCCGTGTCGTCGTGATCGCCGAGGTGCGCATGGTGGGCCATATGCGTATGGCGGTAGTTGACCGTGGTGGAGCCGTAGAGGAGCCACACGAACCAGTCGCCCAGCCGGTCGTTGGTCTTACGGCGCGGTGCCAGGTTGGAGTGCGCCGCCTCGTGACCGAACAGGAACAGCGAGTGGAGCCAGAACCCGGTCCAGCAGGCCGCCGGCACGACGAGCGCGCCCGCCGCCCATCCGGGCCACACCTGCGACGCGAGGGCGGCGGCGAGGACGCCGACGGCCAGGAACAGATAGCAAAGACCGATATCGCGCCACACAATCCCGAAGCGGGGCCTTAAGGTCTTACGGAAGTCGACCCACCGCACGCCGTCATCGGAAACAATCGACGGTAAGTGCGGAGACCCCGGATTCCCTCTGCCCCGGGTCTCGCCCTTTGCTGACTCCATGACCTTTCCCCGTTTTTATGGTAGGCCCGTCCGGCGGATCGTCAAAAAAACGACCCGCTCGCGCGCCAACAATGACTGATGGAGATCTCTACCCCGCCGAAATCGCCCGGGACCCTTTTACATCAGGGCACCACAGTAGCGATGAGAAAACGAAAAGCCCCCCTGCACATCCCCCGGCCCCCCGCTTTGGGCCCCGTTTAGGTCTGGCAACAGTGAAGCACACGCACAACCCACCGGCACAGAGCTGCCTGGAATTTTTTGAGCACTGTCTAAGAGGTCTCCGCACGGGCCCGTCGATTCCGGTTCCGCTTCCCGCAGCGGCGAGCCCGGCGGAGCAGGGCACGAACCGCACCACGTCCCAATGGGACTCCTCCGAGCTTCGCCCTCCGAACGTGTCACTCCGCTGACGCGGGGTCCCCCGGCTGACAGAACGCTGACGTCCGCTTTCCAAGTCCTCGGGGAAACCCACGCATTGGATACCCTGCCTTTCACCAACACATGGACTGGACGAAGGAGAGCCGTGATCCGGTTGGCCAGAGCGGCGGACCTGCCGAATCTGCAAGACATCGAGCGCGCTGCCGGAAAGGTCTTCGCCGACATCGACATGGTCGCGGTCGCGGAGGACGAGCCGCCGTCGCTGCAGGTTCTCGGTGAGTATCAGGAACACGGCCGGGCCTGGGTGTGGGCGGACGACAACGACTTCCCGGTCGCGTACCTGATCGCGGACCTGGTGGACGGCAACGGGCATGTCGAGCAGGTGTCCGTACACCCCGACCACGCCGGCAAGAGGATCGGCAAGTCCCTTATCGACCATGCCGCGGGGTGGGCGAGGGCACAGGGAGCGCCGGCACTGACGCTGACCACGTTCACCGAGGTGGTCTGGAACGGGCCGTACTACGAGAAGCTCGGCTTCCGGCTGCTCCCCGAGGCGGAGTTGACTCCCGGACTCCGTGAGATCCGGGCGGCGGAGGCCGCACACGGACTGGACAGGTGGCCGCGGGCCTGCATGCGCAAAGAGATCTGATACGCACAAAGAGATCTGACGGGGCGCCCGCGTCGTACGGGGCCGGGCTGTCGGCGAAGCCCGGCTTTCGGGAGCCAGTGACCCTTTCCCGAATCCGACGGACGATGTGCGCGGTCAGCCGGTGCGTACCGCCGTGATGGTGAAGCGCTCGACCTCGGCGACGTGCCCGCCGGTGGACGCGACAACCGTGAGTACCCGGTCGCGGGCGCCGGAGAAGGACACCGACTGTTTCCAGGGCTGGTTGTTGCCGCCCGCCGACGTGCAGCACGAGGTGCCCAGCGGCGCC
This window of the Streptomyces sp. SLBN-118 genome carries:
- a CDS encoding DegT/DnrJ/EryC1/StrS family aminotransferase; protein product: MIHDQAEMSDLWYAPVPRRPVGYLHPSRMTAGRVAATARAAARPRHARTGLAARLREHAGRNRCVLTSTGRAALELAVRQTGAAEVVLSTFNCPAVADAVLAAGARPVLVDLDHVQGAAFTSVDLDGRAVVLTNALGLDEWRAHAAQIHERGGTVVLDLAQASVAPRVLRRFREAACPIVLSFGEGKPLGGVGGGALLTSVSLSSAPVAGAAGPRRRGELAPLRRAVAERIVAHAPGFVRAAVQRAQSRTPGWSNTKADHLPTEAGQVTQGEASRWEVASAAALLRTASSVADEAALTHERVRSAVVGELTTCQPVAADPDLGPGIELVFRRPGQRFLFARALAEGGVPSTWNYYPLHRLAPYAAFAAGSMAGADALWPRVLTVAKQPQPRLTAQFLVEAMVAADRSVREQEAGRD
- a CDS encoding DegT/DnrJ/EryC1/StrS aminotransferase family protein; amino-acid sequence: MSEPDLPYARPHWDAEEAVALMAALESGFWTNGSQVVRFEEELKRITGAPTVTMASGTSAIFALLHTLGRSVSGPKLLVSPTLNFAAGPASARLLGWDVALCDVSADDLTLCPASLGDLLERVHGDYARIVVLPVHYAGHCADMAALSAQCERYGADLVEDACHAVGGSYDGVLPVGSWPTSVAAYFSFHPTKPIAAGEGGAVSTADPHLLHELRLVRNHNMSAVDAHTDDHGPWPYSITVPGMNLRLSEFNAAVGAVQAGRVEESRLERARLVARYQDALHGLPFVRAVPERQRAGSAHHLFPVVFDVEGLGMSKKDLLGTFFCWGIRCQVHYTPLHRLPAFAGIAPLLRTSFTAVDAVFPGLVSLPLWRGMTDGDCDRVIGVVTEIVHRSTRAMGRS
- a CDS encoding fatty acid desaturase, which gives rise to MWRDIGLCYLFLAVGVLAAALASQVWPGWAAGALVVPAACWTGFWLHSLFLFGHEAAHSNLAPRRKTNDRLGDWFVWLLYGSTTVNYRHTHMAHHAHLGDHDDTETTYHLCLSVLNMLKAVTGIHVLEVLLRKQRIGETRRKSSRTSSGLLASLRSFAVHAAIVAGLLLAGFQLGALTWVVAVGAVFPLLATVRTIVEHRHLEAPCDVDFSVELHGPVNRLFGTGLVSRTFGSAGFNQHLLHHWDPAISYTRFAEMEQFFSRTPLAADMEASRTGYGAAVRTLILEARRG
- a CDS encoding TIM barrel protein, whose amino-acid sequence is MSRAPATLRLTFDGLRRSQIETRWARELGGLEAYVFDGGDIADEDQWQVLSQNLRHAFDVGARRLTLHFPTENADWVADKGVFGRLRRFCDLAAEVGALGVVLHANQFVSLADWATFDLPGARARVVERVAELDAYLGDSPIWIGMENMPVIGAQGIDFDSVFVRPADFAPLAELGSQRVGVTWDVCHWAVSYSTLTAVARLEQRAEPVGPFELPSLPVKHLHFASFSGHAMPTWPDQCLEGVPPQHGDIAQDLLAGMLAAALDAAAAGGGEVGVVFEVQEDDYEDRKNCWATYEWLASVPELAARVDCTRRGDV
- a CDS encoding nucleotide sugar dehydrogenase codes for the protein MRVAAIGQGYVGLPLSIAIASSGHTLYAVEIDPVRFESLRACRSYIVDVTDEELRRETENERYVPMANLAEVPEVDVYLISTPTPLTDDKRPDLTYVDRALAQVASVARPGALIVVESTVYPGAIRQHVAPLFERLSGLKSGVDVFFAYSPDRVDPGRDAVLCDVPKLVSGLDDQALEAIRTFYGTVFKEVVPVSSCEVAEFTKLLENTFRYLNIAFVNELSKATSAMNISLREVISAASTKPFGFMPFHHGPGVGGHCLPNNVHYLNHALGSAGHKSHLLNAAAEINESMPRHVMQRLAASLRRQGKSLQGATVLILGVAFKSGVADSRNSPAFAIGAELVSMGTTVKVTDPWLGIDMDSDTFKAVELTADECRHADAVVLVTDHEEIDYETVLASSNLIFDCRGMLNAAEVEQL
- a CDS encoding NAD(P)-dependent oxidoreductase, which codes for MSEQHTGPRTLITGGFGFLATWVAAGLVRSGHRVVLVDNREPGGTPIWLSGLLDDPAVETGRADITERGSLDQFGEVDYVVHAAALLGVNKVRNAPRETLRVNIDGTAVALDYAARMPGLRRFLLLSTSEVYGSDAKDAEESEWLSVRTGDPRWGYAVSKVTAESMTAAYGTEDKLPFAIVRPFNVYGPLRTGAYAVGILAAQAVAGQPITVHGDGSQSRAWCHAEDFAAGLIRCLHAPEAIGEAFNIGDDTNDLTVAELARLTGDLSGTDARIQQIPHTGPDIQSRRPDLTKARKLLGYEPVRDFEAGLRETIEWVRGGSGQLPLRLERTDWPQWTADGAGVR
- a CDS encoding GNAT family N-acetyltransferase, translating into MIRLARAADLPNLQDIERAAGKVFADIDMVAVAEDEPPSLQVLGEYQEHGRAWVWADDNDFPVAYLIADLVDGNGHVEQVSVHPDHAGKRIGKSLIDHAAGWARAQGAPALTLTTFTEVVWNGPYYEKLGFRLLPEAELTPGLREIRAAEAAHGLDRWPRACMRKEI
- a CDS encoding bifunctional 2-polyprenyl-6-hydroxyphenol methylase/3-demethylubiquinol 3-O-methyltransferase UbiG produces the protein MAKTLMACPICGETAVELFAKAYDKEYFTSDEEYHYALCPSCTAVYLDSPPADRLDEIYPTNYYSYGGIGESTTFTERIKERLDGRMLAKVLKGIPGEKLRVLDVGGGSGWLLSTVRKVDQRVVETHEVDLQAAAAPLAEAAGHVYHCMPIEEFASDEPFDLILMMSIIEHVPDPRKVMAGMAGLLSENGVLLMKTPNTATVDARIFRHRNWGGLHCPRHFVLFTEPGLDKLGSQVGLAKSDSYYTQGAPQWAISVMAWLSDRGWIKVTPQKPAYMNWVYEPLTAFFAGVDFLRARFAPTAQMMISFKRAR
- a CDS encoding glycosyltransferase, with the translated sequence MSRKLDEHLTDAADSVDLSFVIPMYNEADIAREAVERAVKVGKNWGRSFEVLAVDDGSTDATPRILAELRATTPEFRWVQLRPNCGQPASSKAGMIAARGAMVCVLDADMQTPPEVVAQLVAALEQAGPEIAAVFGVTSTRKRDDPTRLLVGQAVFYFLETRFGRHPIPHGASSFFVMRQDVARRLGHLTFTKGNVGAIMAALGLDMDTVTYVKPKSYRDDSRLGLKGHVEEAVGSLALTGVLTRFGVTGGALAALAGVRSRSRWFRVAATAAAVASLGSVAAAELFNRRSLQVATTDLPIFEGEAAVAEQV
- a CDS encoding GNAT family N-acetyltransferase, with protein sequence MTDLRERTAASVLSESAWDARLAAARAELPFARRCWLTLGLADSPDLRFVPTAVRWGHSGELLLPLCVSGRRAQIGCYGYGSVAVSADWQGELPGFAELAEVVCRDHALTELSTLLPPAAASSGLERQLGHWPARPGRNTFLLDLTEGADAVWKAAKGSSRTAVRRAGALGLVASVALPAHGDDLLRLHRQTLGRNGVGSAYNASDIAFLLDGDQTVTTVVANGDAVLAASVFAVGAAGAYHLMQLTSEHGRKANAGHLAFWSALTALADRGIGTVDLGAAAGDGQEKFKAGWGALAAATRLVHWPYGEAR